In Dyella terrae, one DNA window encodes the following:
- the rnk gene encoding nucleoside diphosphate kinase regulator, protein MSSKPSITVSRLDLERIEALLERMTPAQAETYAPLVAELVRAEVVEPAQMPPNVVTMNSRVTFLDESDGEQLSLTLVYPTNAGATGTVSILAPVGSALLGLAVGQQIAWPTPDGRSRTLKVLGIEYQPEAAGDLHR, encoded by the coding sequence ATGAGCAGCAAGCCATCCATCACTGTTTCCCGCCTGGATCTCGAGCGCATCGAGGCCTTGCTCGAGCGCATGACCCCGGCACAGGCAGAAACGTACGCGCCGCTGGTGGCCGAGCTCGTTCGCGCGGAAGTGGTGGAGCCGGCGCAGATGCCGCCGAATGTCGTCACCATGAATTCGCGCGTGACGTTCCTCGACGAATCCGATGGCGAGCAGCTGAGCCTGACCCTTGTCTACCCGACGAATGCCGGTGCCACGGGTACGGTGTCGATCCTTGCTCCCGTGGGCAGCGCCTTGCTGGGCCTGGCGGTGGGCCAGCAGATCGCATGGCCCACGCCGGACGGTCGCAGCCGCACGCTCAAGGTGCTGGGCATCGAGTACCAGCCGGAAGCCGCCGGCGACCTGCACCGCTGA
- the ligA gene encoding NAD-dependent DNA ligase LigA translates to MSQRTVPADIQARAADLRERIEQANHQYHVLDDPTITDAEYDRLMRDLESLEAEHPELQTPDSPTRKVGARASGGFNEVRHAIPMLSLNNAFGTEGESEQERFREVAEFERRIEQTLDRREPVFSVEPKLDGLAISLRYEDGVFVQGATRGDGETGEDVTANLRTVRAIPLRLRGKDWPRVLEVRGEVIMLRKDFEAFNDYARKHDEKTLANPRNGAAGSLRQLDPAITARRKLSFFAYAVGVVEGASLPSTHSATLQKLRDWGFPVSPEVGTAKGFKGLIAYYHRIGEKRDALPYDIDGVVYKLDDYAGQQEMGFVSRAPRWAIAHKFPAQEQTTTVEAIEIQIGRTGAATPVARLAPVQVAGVTVTNATLHNADQVARLDVRVGDTVIVRRAGDVIPEVVRVIAEQRPAHTKAWHMPSHCPVCGSELLREEGQAAWRCSGGLICPAQRKEALIHFAGRRAMDIEGLGERFVDALVDFGYVHTPADLYKLTLDDFLEMKRRADERDGSTPETVKQGKVATKWAENLIEAIQASKRTTLPRFLFGLGIMHIGESTAKTLAAWLGRLEFVRTTPEMVLRVLPDIGGEVAQSIDGFFEQEGNQKVVDALLASGITFTDEADPSPRLRQKLGLDVLLDMANVPKLGPKSTKQLASHFGDLKSLQDAGEAKWITAGMPSAAASNLKAFLADPKASAPLHEAEAAMQRLVDAIPQTAKAQTAPLDGQTYVLTGTLTSLGRDAATERLEALGAKVSGSVSKKTSVVVAGEAAGSKLDKAKELGIPVWDEGQLLALLAEHEGGA, encoded by the coding sequence ATGAGCCAACGCACCGTACCCGCCGACATCCAGGCACGCGCCGCCGATCTGCGCGAGCGCATCGAGCAGGCCAACCACCAGTACCACGTACTCGACGATCCCACGATCACGGACGCCGAGTACGACCGCCTGATGCGTGACCTGGAATCGCTGGAAGCCGAGCATCCCGAGCTGCAGACGCCCGATTCGCCGACGCGCAAGGTCGGCGCCCGGGCCAGCGGCGGCTTCAACGAAGTGCGCCATGCCATCCCCATGCTTTCGCTCAACAACGCTTTCGGGACCGAAGGCGAATCCGAGCAGGAGCGTTTCCGCGAAGTGGCCGAATTCGAGCGCCGCATCGAGCAGACGCTGGATCGTCGCGAACCCGTGTTTTCGGTCGAGCCCAAGCTCGATGGCCTGGCGATCAGCCTGCGCTACGAAGACGGCGTCTTCGTACAGGGCGCGACCCGCGGCGATGGCGAAACTGGCGAAGACGTAACGGCCAACCTCCGCACGGTACGCGCTATTCCACTGCGCCTGCGCGGCAAGGACTGGCCGCGCGTGCTCGAAGTGCGTGGCGAAGTGATCATGCTGCGCAAGGATTTCGAGGCCTTCAACGACTACGCACGCAAGCACGACGAAAAAACGCTGGCCAATCCGCGCAATGGTGCGGCCGGCTCGCTGCGTCAGCTTGATCCTGCCATCACCGCTAGGCGGAAGCTGAGTTTCTTCGCCTACGCCGTCGGCGTGGTGGAAGGCGCGAGCCTGCCGTCGACGCATTCGGCCACGTTGCAGAAACTGCGCGACTGGGGTTTCCCCGTATCGCCGGAAGTGGGCACGGCGAAGGGCTTCAAGGGCCTGATCGCGTACTACCACCGCATCGGCGAGAAGCGCGACGCGCTGCCGTACGACATCGACGGTGTCGTCTACAAGCTGGACGACTACGCCGGCCAGCAGGAAATGGGTTTTGTCTCGCGCGCGCCGCGCTGGGCCATTGCGCACAAATTCCCGGCACAGGAACAGACCACCACCGTCGAAGCCATCGAAATCCAGATCGGTCGCACGGGCGCTGCCACGCCGGTGGCGCGACTCGCGCCGGTACAGGTGGCTGGCGTGACGGTGACCAATGCCACGCTGCACAACGCCGACCAGGTTGCACGGCTCGACGTGCGCGTGGGCGACACCGTGATTGTCCGGCGCGCGGGCGACGTCATTCCCGAAGTGGTGCGCGTGATAGCGGAGCAACGGCCCGCGCACACCAAGGCCTGGCACATGCCGTCGCATTGCCCGGTGTGCGGCTCCGAGCTGCTGCGCGAGGAAGGGCAGGCGGCATGGCGTTGTTCCGGTGGCTTGATTTGCCCGGCGCAGCGCAAGGAGGCCCTGATCCATTTCGCGGGACGTCGCGCGATGGACATCGAGGGTCTTGGCGAGCGATTCGTCGATGCCCTGGTGGATTTCGGGTACGTGCATACGCCTGCCGATCTGTACAAGCTCACCCTCGACGATTTCCTCGAGATGAAGCGTCGCGCTGATGAGCGCGATGGCAGCACGCCCGAAACCGTCAAGCAGGGCAAGGTCGCGACCAAGTGGGCCGAGAATCTGATCGAGGCGATCCAAGCAAGCAAGCGCACGACGCTGCCGCGCTTCCTGTTTGGCCTGGGCATCATGCATATCGGCGAAAGCACGGCCAAGACGCTGGCCGCCTGGCTGGGCCGCCTTGAGTTCGTGCGCACGACGCCGGAAATGGTGCTGCGCGTGCTGCCTGACATCGGCGGTGAAGTCGCGCAGTCGATCGATGGGTTCTTCGAACAGGAAGGGAACCAGAAGGTAGTCGATGCCTTGCTTGCTTCGGGCATCACGTTTACCGACGAAGCCGATCCTTCACCGAGGCTGCGTCAGAAGCTCGGCCTTGACGTGCTCCTTGATATGGCGAACGTCCCGAAGCTGGGTCCCAAGAGCACAAAGCAGCTGGCATCGCATTTCGGCGATCTGAAGTCGCTGCAGGACGCTGGCGAGGCGAAGTGGATCACCGCAGGCATGCCCAGTGCGGCGGCCAGCAATCTCAAGGCGTTCCTTGCCGATCCCAAAGCGTCGGCGCCCCTTCATGAAGCCGAAGCGGCCATGCAGCGCCTGGTCGATGCGATCCCGCAAACAGCGAAGGCGCAGACGGCACCACTCGACGGTCAGACCTATGTGCTCACCGGCACCTTGACGTCACTTGGTCGCGATGCGGCAACGGAACGGCTGGAAGCATTGGGCGCCAAGGTCTCCGGTTCAGTGTCGAAGAAGACGAGCGTCGTCGTCGCTGGCGAAGCGGCGGGTTCAAAGCTCGACAAGGCGAAAGAGCTGGGCATCCCCGTATGGGATGAGGGCCAGCTCCTGGCCCTTCTCGCCGAACACGAGGGTGGGGCGTGA
- a CDS encoding MFS transporter yields the protein MPSHHQHRGLIWLVAAAFFMQALDSTIVNTAVPAMAEALDVTPLGMRIALTSYVLTLAIFIPASPWVCDRFGTRRVFAVAIGVFTVGSLLCGMSQTLPQLVAARVLQGLGGAALMPVGRYVLVRSIDKRDFVRSMSTVATVGLLGSVLGPLLGGILAQYTSWRLIFLINVPVGLIGMWMNRREMPDYRLDDPHRFDLVGFLLFAAASAMLLTASEVASGGGGKWLNIAISGVLALVFGSIYVWHSRRTDHPVADLNLLRVRSVWVALAGNLFTRLGVSGMFLLLVLFLQVGCGWSPTMAGLMMVPQALGSIAAKWVINRLLVSMGYRRFLLTNTLIVAVLLCSFGLLGRGSPMWLIALMVFTYGGFMGLQYTAMNTLIYNDLDVKYASMASSMASTAQYLSMSFGIALASLLMEALLQGHAHEDYVVSFRWTVVLLGIVTATASWVFSRLSRDHPKRARA from the coding sequence ATGCCTTCGCACCACCAGCACCGCGGACTGATCTGGCTGGTGGCTGCCGCCTTTTTCATGCAGGCGCTGGATTCGACCATCGTCAACACCGCTGTGCCGGCGATGGCCGAAGCGCTGGATGTCACGCCATTGGGCATGCGAATTGCGCTGACCAGCTACGTGCTGACCCTCGCGATTTTCATTCCCGCCAGCCCATGGGTGTGCGACCGCTTCGGCACCCGGCGCGTCTTTGCCGTGGCTATCGGCGTGTTCACCGTGGGCTCGCTGCTGTGCGGCATGTCGCAGACCTTGCCCCAGCTCGTGGCCGCGCGCGTGCTGCAAGGCCTTGGCGGCGCAGCGCTCATGCCCGTGGGCCGCTACGTCCTGGTGCGCAGCATCGACAAGCGCGACTTCGTGCGATCGATGAGCACGGTGGCTACGGTCGGCCTCCTCGGCTCGGTCCTCGGTCCACTGCTCGGTGGCATCCTGGCGCAGTACACCTCCTGGCGACTGATCTTCCTGATCAACGTGCCCGTGGGCCTGATCGGCATGTGGATGAATCGCCGCGAGATGCCCGATTACCGGCTCGACGATCCGCATCGTTTCGACCTGGTGGGCTTCCTTCTGTTCGCCGCCGCGTCGGCGATGCTGCTCACCGCGTCGGAAGTGGCCAGCGGTGGTGGCGGCAAATGGCTCAATATCGCCATCAGCGGCGTGCTGGCGCTGGTGTTCGGCAGCATCTACGTGTGGCACAGCCGCCGCACCGATCACCCGGTGGCCGATCTGAACCTCCTGCGCGTGCGCAGCGTGTGGGTCGCATTGGCGGGCAACTTGTTCACGCGCCTGGGCGTGTCGGGCATGTTCCTGCTGCTGGTGCTGTTCCTGCAGGTGGGGTGCGGCTGGTCGCCTACGATGGCCGGTCTGATGATGGTGCCGCAGGCGCTGGGTTCGATCGCGGCGAAATGGGTGATCAATCGCCTGCTGGTGAGCATGGGTTATCGACGCTTCCTGTTGACCAACACGCTGATCGTCGCGGTTCTGCTGTGCTCATTCGGGCTGCTCGGCCGCGGATCGCCGATGTGGCTCATCGCATTGATGGTATTTACGTATGGCGGCTTCATGGGCCTGCAGTACACCGCCATGAACACGCTCATCTACAACGACCTCGACGTGAAGTACGCCTCGATGGCGTCGTCCATGGCGTCGACCGCGCAATATCTGTCGATGAGCTTCGGCATTGCGCTGGCTTCATTGCTGATGGAAGCGCTGCTGCAGGGCCACGCCCACGAAGACTATGTCGTGTCGTTCCGCTGGACAGTCGTCCTGCTGGGCATCGTGACGGCCACGGCGAGCTGGGTGTTCAGCCGGCTGTCTCGGGATCATCCCAAACGCGCGAGGGCGTAA
- a CDS encoding cation:proton antiporter translates to MHHASDILLTLFIVFVAAQIGGEIAQRLKLPGVVGEIAAGCIVGPSVLGWITPDQIAVGTPLDVLAEIGVVLLLFAVGLETRLEDLKRVGKVAFLVGVLGVIVPFAMGGTWAHASGFDWGKSLFVAAAFVATSAGITARVLQELNALQRTESKVILGAAVIDDILAMLLLGVVVSLQGGQGVNPVHLLTVMGSAVAFIAVIGWGGSRVMRWNSGWLDKPHSQHSALAIVLALCLGLAYVSTLFGLAAIIGAFLAGMIASETRQQHTLEKQVQPLLALLTPFFFVITGSKIDLGQLGNASALMALGVVTLIAIVSKLVGGFLGSMALGRRSATIVGFGMVPRGEVGVVIASLGLAAGVFSDRMYAIIVAMSLLTAMVTPPVLAWLLRRWPEPARKEA, encoded by the coding sequence ATGCACCACGCCAGCGATATTCTGCTCACCTTGTTCATCGTTTTCGTCGCCGCCCAGATCGGTGGCGAGATCGCGCAACGCCTGAAGCTTCCTGGCGTTGTCGGTGAGATTGCCGCGGGCTGCATCGTCGGCCCCTCCGTGCTTGGCTGGATTACGCCCGATCAGATCGCCGTCGGTACGCCTCTCGATGTGCTCGCGGAAATCGGTGTGGTGCTGCTGTTGTTTGCCGTGGGCCTGGAAACGCGGCTGGAAGATCTCAAGCGCGTCGGCAAGGTGGCGTTCCTCGTCGGCGTGCTCGGCGTCATCGTGCCTTTCGCCATGGGCGGCACGTGGGCGCACGCGAGTGGCTTCGACTGGGGCAAGTCGCTGTTCGTCGCGGCGGCGTTCGTTGCAACGTCAGCTGGCATTACGGCGCGCGTGTTGCAGGAGCTCAACGCGCTGCAGCGTACCGAGAGCAAGGTGATTCTCGGTGCCGCGGTCATCGATGACATTCTCGCGATGTTGCTGCTGGGCGTCGTGGTATCGCTGCAGGGCGGCCAGGGTGTCAATCCGGTTCACCTGCTGACCGTCATGGGCAGCGCCGTCGCCTTCATTGCCGTGATCGGCTGGGGCGGCTCGCGCGTGATGCGCTGGAATTCGGGCTGGCTGGACAAGCCGCACAGCCAGCACTCGGCCCTCGCCATCGTGCTCGCGCTATGCCTGGGCCTGGCCTACGTCTCCACCCTGTTTGGCCTGGCGGCCATCATCGGTGCCTTCCTCGCCGGCATGATCGCCTCGGAAACCCGTCAGCAGCACACGCTGGAAAAACAAGTACAGCCCCTGCTCGCCCTGCTCACGCCGTTCTTCTTCGTGATCACCGGCAGCAAGATCGACCTGGGCCAGCTGGGTAATGCGAGCGCACTGATGGCGCTTGGCGTGGTGACGCTCATCGCCATCGTGTCGAAGCTGGTCGGTGGCTTCCTGGGTTCGATGGCCCTTGGCAGGCGCAGCGCCACCATTGTCGGATTCGGCATGGTGCCGCGTGGCGAAGTAGGCGTGGTCATCGCCAGCCTGGGCCTCGCAGCAGGCGTCTTCAGCGATCGCATGTACGCGATCATCGTGGCGATGTCGCTGCTTACCGCCATGGTGACGCCGCCGGTTCTTGCGTGGCTGCTGCGCCGCTGGCCCGAGCCTGCCCGCAAGGAAGCATGA